One window of the Tautonia marina genome contains the following:
- a CDS encoding BRO-N domain-containing protein, with amino-acid sequence MLPQSFPHESFGEVRIVTGPDGEPRWVAADVCRVLELVNVTRSLDRLDDDEKGVHTVNTLGGPQEILVVTEAGLWSLVLTSRKAEAKAFKRWLTQEVIPSICRTGAYAL; translated from the coding sequence ATGCTCCCTCAGAGTTTTCCCCATGAGTCGTTCGGAGAGGTCCGGATTGTCACCGGACCTGACGGCGAGCCGCGATGGGTCGCGGCCGATGTGTGTCGCGTGCTTGAACTTGTTAACGTCACACGGTCACTCGACCGGCTCGACGACGACGAAAAGGGTGTTCACACTGTGAACACCCTTGGCGGACCCCAGGAAATTCTCGTCGTAACCGAGGCCGGGCTCTGGAGTTTGGTCCTCACCAGCCGCAAGGCCGAGGCGAAGGCCTTCAAGCGTTGGCTCACGCAAGAGGTCATCCCGTCGATCTGCCGGACTGGCGCGTATGCACTCTAA